ATCCGAATCATTTTCGTCTAATACAATATATCCTTTGCGCTCATTTAATTGCGCTACCTTTAAAATACCAATCGCTGCACCAATCGCATCCATATCAGGAGCCCTATGCCCCATTATAATGACATTACTGCTTTCTAATACTAAATCCTTTAACGCATGCGAAATAACTCTAGCACGTACACGAGTACGCTTTTCGACCGGATTCGTTTTACCGCCGTAAAATTTAACTTTACCTGTCGCTTGTTTGATAGCTACTTGATCTCCACCACGTCCAAGCGCAAGGTCTAAACCAGATTGAGCCATTGCTCCAAGCTCTGATAAAGGCATATCACCTGATCCGACACCTACACTTAATGTAAGTGGTATATTCCTTTTGGATGTTTCTTCACGCACTTGATCTAAAATGCTAAACTTACCTTTCTCCATTTGCGCTAAAATACTTTCATTTAGTACAACGAAGAACCTCTCTGAAGATGCACGTTTTAAATAAGCACCATACTTAACAGCCCATTCATTTAGACGTGACGTTACAAGGCTTGTTATATTCGTACGTAATTGATCATCTAATCCTTGTGTAACTTCATCATAATTATCTAAATAAATAACGGCTAAAACCGTACGCTGATCCTCATACATTTTTTCAATCTCTGTTTGCTCAGTTACATCAAAAAAATAAATTAGTTTTTCTTCTTTCCTTACAAAAACACGGAACTTTCGACTATTTAAAGATACTATATCGTCCGAAGTCTCTCCTTTAATAAAAAGGAGTAATGTTTCTGATACATCGTACAGATGCCACCCAGCTAATGCGTGTTGCCCCAAACATGAAGACAAGTAAGGATTTGCCCAATCAATCCCATACTCTTTATTGTATAACAATATACCGATTGGCATCTGGTTGAATGCTTCGTTACTCACTTTTTTTACCCTAGTAATCATATCTGTCGTATACTTTTCAAAATTCCTTTGAAAGTTAAGTTCAAATCGTATAACTAAAAAGAAAACGATGCTAAAAATAAAAAAGGCGGCTATCCCCATAATTAAGTGAAAATAACAAAGAATCGAGATTAGCACCAAAACAAAAAATGCCAATACGTAAACAGGATATAAAAACCACTGTTTCTTATAAAATTCAGGCATGTATACAACTCCTATAACGTAAAACCAACACAATTTCTAGTTAGTTAAACAGATTAAACACCTTAAAATAGCATAAAAATGCTATTTTACCCCTTTGTTTTTCATTGCATTTTAGAACGCAATGAAATCCCTAAATCAATTATACCTAAGATTGTCACAAGAGGAAACAGCATTGGAATAAACATACATACAATAAAACTAATAATAGGAACGCCTTTCGTAAAACCTTTTTTGTGTGCTAAAAAAGTGATAAACGTTAATCCTTGCAATACAAGTAGCAAGGCAAAGATTACATGTAGATTAGCAAATACCATATGCAAATATGATGTTGGTTCAACTTTCATGAAAGTTGATAGCAAAATAAACATGACGTAATACCAGACAATACTCTTTGGCAATTGTATATCTTTAAATTTAGGCCAAGGTGTCGCGTCGTACTTTAACTTTCTCAAAACACTACCTGATATTATCACTGTGATCCAAGAAAAACATACAGAAACTAGCACAAGTATACTTGGAAATAACGTTTGTAATATATCGTTCATTTGTGCAAATAACTCTTTTTGTTCTTTACTAACTGGCATACCAGCCGCATTTGCTATTTTTTCACTTTGCGCGATGCTTTCACTAAACATATTTTGCATTTGCTTCATTAAATCTATGTTAAAGAACTTTATACTTCCCACATAAATGAGCATCATACCAATTAAATATGCAAGTGTTCCAGCTATCAATATCTCCACTGGTTTTTTCCCTTTTTTATACATATATCCTAATACAACACCTATTAATCCAAACATCACTGTCTTTATGAGACTAATCGGTTGACTCACGATAACTGTAACAAAAAGCGCCGCTACAAAAATTACGAGCACATTAGATAGTTTATGTCTTACTGTTAATAATATAAATGGTAACGGCAACGCAAATATTGCAACTGTGCCTAAAATCGGAACATACATAGATATCAGCAATAACATTGCATATACAGCCAATAACGCTGCGCCTTCGGTAATAAACCTTGCTTTTTTCACATTTTAACCTCTCTTTCAAAAAGAAAAGCATAGCAAAATGCACAGTAGAGTCCGACTCTACTGTGCATTTCATACGCTATTATTCACCAACATATGGTAAAAGTGCCATTTGACGAGCACGTTTAATTGCAACTGTAAGTTTGCGTTGGTATTTTGCGCTTGTTCCTGTTACACGACGAGGTAAAATTTTACCACGCTCAGAAACGAAACGTTTTAATAAATCAACATCTTTATAGTCAATGCGAGTGATGCCGTTAGATGTGAAGAAACACACCTTACGACGCTTCGCACGTCCACCTTTGCGTCCTGCCATGTCTATTCCCTCCATTCTTTGTTAAAAATAGCCGATTCATACCATTAAAATGGTAAATCGTCGTCCGAAATGTCAATCGGTTGACCAACATTCGAAAATGGATCGTCATTCTTCGTAAATCCAGAGTTACCTTGATTACCTTGGTTACCTGAATTACTAGATTGACCAAATGGGTTAGAGCTTTGGTTACCGAAACCAGCTCCTGATGGTTGCTGATTGAATGAACCACGTTGCTCCCCACCGCCATTACGCGGCTCTAAAAATTGTACGCTCTCCGCAAGAACTTCTGTTACATATACACGTTTACCATCTTGTCCATCGTAATTACGAGTTTGAAGACGTCCGTCTACGCCTGCTAAGCTACCTTTTTTCAAATA
This genomic interval from Bacillus cereus contains the following:
- the ssb gene encoding single-stranded DNA-binding protein — protein: MMNRVILVGRLTKDPDLRYTPNGVAVATFTLAVNRAFANQQGEREADFINCVIWRKQAENVANYLKKGSLAGVDGRLQTRNYDGQDGKRVYVTEVLAESVQFLEPRNGGGEQRGSFNQQPSGAGFGNQSSNPFGQSSNSGNQGNQGNSGFTKNDDPFSNVGQPIDISDDDLPF
- a CDS encoding YybS family protein — encoded protein: MKKARFITEGAALLAVYAMLLLISMYVPILGTVAIFALPLPFILLTVRHKLSNVLVIFVAALFVTVIVSQPISLIKTVMFGLIGVVLGYMYKKGKKPVEILIAGTLAYLIGMMLIYVGSIKFFNIDLMKQMQNMFSESIAQSEKIANAAGMPVSKEQKELFAQMNDILQTLFPSILVLVSVCFSWITVIISGSVLRKLKYDATPWPKFKDIQLPKSIVWYYVMFILLSTFMKVEPTSYLHMVFANLHVIFALLLVLQGLTFITFLAHKKGFTKGVPIISFIVCMFIPMLFPLVTILGIIDLGISLRSKMQ
- a CDS encoding DHH family phosphoesterase; amino-acid sequence: MPEFYKKQWFLYPVYVLAFFVLVLISILCYFHLIMGIAAFFIFSIVFFLVIRFELNFQRNFEKYTTDMITRVKKVSNEAFNQMPIGILLYNKEYGIDWANPYLSSCLGQHALAGWHLYDVSETLLLFIKGETSDDIVSLNSRKFRVFVRKEEKLIYFFDVTEQTEIEKMYEDQRTVLAVIYLDNYDEVTQGLDDQLRTNITSLVTSRLNEWAVKYGAYLKRASSERFFVVLNESILAQMEKGKFSILDQVREETSKRNIPLTLSVGVGSGDMPLSELGAMAQSGLDLALGRGGDQVAIKQATGKVKFYGGKTNPVEKRTRVRARVISHALKDLVLESSNVIIMGHRAPDMDAIGAAIGILKVAQLNERKGYIVLDENDSDKGIKRLMDKVKQNEELWSHFITPGQAMEFANDDSLLVVVDTHKPSMVMEEKLLHKIENVVVIDHHRRGEDFIEDPLLVYMEPYASSTAELVTELLEYQPKNLKMTMLEATALLAGIIVDTKSFTFRTGARTFDAASYLRSHGADTVLVQELLKEDMNQYLRVAKAIKNAYIYKNGIAIAKVDSDDYYDQVLIAQSADTLLTMTGIIASFVIAKRGENFIGISGRSLGELNVQLIMENLGGGGHLTNAATQMKNVTVDEAEEKLRFVIDDYLQGGTQS
- the rpsR gene encoding 30S ribosomal protein S18, which codes for MAGRKGGRAKRRKVCFFTSNGITRIDYKDVDLLKRFVSERGKILPRRVTGTSAKYQRKLTVAIKRARQMALLPYVGE